A window of Dromiciops gliroides isolate mDroGli1 chromosome X, mDroGli1.pri, whole genome shotgun sequence contains these coding sequences:
- the HCFC1 gene encoding host cell factor 1 isoform X2, which yields MASGLQPAAASAAASSSSAAAAAAGSAIAGGSVAQLLQPRWKRVVGWSGPVPRPRHGHRAVAIKELIVVFGGGNEGIVDELHVYNTATNQWFIPAVRGDIPPGCAAYGFVCDGTRLLVFGGMVEYGKYSSDLYELQASRWEWKRLKAKAPKNGPPPCPRLGHSFSLVGNKCYLFGGLANDSEDPKNNIPRYLNDLYILELRPGSGVVAWDIPITYGVLPPPRESHTAVVYTEKDNKKSKLVIYGGMSGCRLGDLWTLDIETLTWNKPTLSGVAPLPRSLHSATTIGNKMYVFGGWVPLVMDDVKVATHEKEWKCTNTLACLNLDTMAWEAILMDTLEDNIPRARAGHCAVAINTRLYIWSGRDGYRKAWNNQVCCKDLWYLETEKPPAPSRVQLVRANTNSLEVSWGAVPTADSYLLQLQKYDIPAAAATAATSPAANPVPSVPINPPKSPAPAAAAPAVQPLAQVGITLLPQAAATPPTTTTTIQVLPTVPGSPIPVPTTGRTQGVPAVLKVTGPQATAGTPLVTVRPASQPGKAPVTVTSLPAGVRMVVPTQSAQGTVIGSNPQMSGMAALAAAAAATQKIPPSSAPTVLSVPAGTTIVKTVAVSPGTTTLPATVKVASSPVMVSNPATRMLKTAAAQVGTSVSSAANTPTRPIITVHKSGTVTVAQQAQVVTTVVGGVTKTITLVKSPISVPGGSALISNLGKVMSVVQTKPVQTSAVTGQASTGPVTQIIQTKGPLPAGTILKLVTSADGKPTTIITTTQASGTGTKPTILGISSVSPNTTKPGTTTIIKTIPMSAIITQSGATGRGVGQGPRDMYPNTITLQKSPDTTSWVSPNGLNSESGYKVQAGVTSSPGIKSPITIITTKVMTSGTGTPAKIITAVPKIATGHGQQGVTQVVLKGAPGQPGTILRTVPMGGVRLVTPVTVSAVKPTVTTLVVKGTTGVTTLGTVTGTVSTSLAGAGGHNTNASLATPITTLGTIATLSSQVINPTAITVSAAQTTLTAAGGLTTPTITMQPVSQPTQVTLITTPSGVEAQPVHDLPVSILASPTTEQPTATVTIAESGQGDVQPGTVTLVCSNPPCETHETGTTNTATTTVVANLGGLQQPTQVQFVCDRQEAGASLVTSAMGQQNGSVVRVCSNPPCEIHETGTTNTPTVVSANLTVPTLLGAGQFVCSNPPCETHETGTTNTATSSMAGQHMYSNPPCQPQEAGTTNIATSNMAGQQQVCSNPPCETHETGTTNTATTATSNMTGQRVCTNPPCETHETGTTSTATTAMSNMGSGQPATASQQRETHHTHTTNTPTTARSNMGTGEPEGAQAPTKAPCQTHQTSATSTTMTVQATETPCPAAPRVCPSLSCELGTTTTGSMGPATQSSSASGGGTSTGLGQLAFISRQSEVQHTHTTNTPTTARSTMGAGEADGVQGPTKPSCQTHQTSSTSTTMTVKATEVLCLAAAASTCSNPPCETHETGTTNTATTSNAGTLQQVCSNPPCETHETGTTHTATTATSNLGSSQPGQQIPASPHCETHQTTSTGTTMTVNFGVPPSGASPSQKTLEAALDSAAAPAPSPGQRVCTNPPCETHETGTTHTATTVTSNMSSNQDPPSAAGNQGEPENIQGESMATTSSSAITTTVSSTQTRAVTTVTQSTPVPGPSVPNISSMTEMPPDAMATEASVSATIAVAVTGTDAQEVALSATDILQPLEEIPAETEAPQQLLQTPSAPGGEHAEGPSATHSPDLQAAVDMSGAGAPSPGQEAAGSAVVTAVMVQPQPQPEVDQLALPQELMAEAQAGTTTLMVTGLTPEELAVTAAAEAAAQAAATEEAQALAIQAVLQAAQQAVMGAGEPMDTSDAAAVAQAELSHLTAEGQEGQPTSIPIVLTQQELAALVQQQQQLQEAQAQAQAQVHHHHHHHLPTEALAPADSLNDPATDSNGLSDLASAVTSTVALLPSTATESLAPSNTFVAPQPVVASPAKLQAAAALAEVANGIESPVGKPDPLPPPMKATAKKENQWFDVGVIKGTNMMVMHYFLPPDDAPSDDDSGTIPDYNQLKKQELQPGTAYKFRVAGINACGRGPFSEISAFKTCLPGFPGAPCAIKISKSPDGAHLTWEPPSVTSGKIIEYSVYLAIQSSQAGEPKSSAPAQLAFMRVYCGPNPSCLVQSSSLSNAHIDYTTKPAIIFRIAARNEKGYGPATQVRWLQESSKDSSSTKPASKRPLSSPEMKSAPKKSKADGQ from the exons CAACCAACCAATGGTTTATCCCCGCGGTTCGAGGGGACATCCCTCCAGGCTGTGCAGCCTATGGCTTTGTGTGTGATGGGACTCGCCTGCTGGTGTTCGGTGGAATGGTGGAGTATGGGAAGTACAGCAGCGACCTCTATGAGCTGCAG GCAAGCAGGTGGGAATGGAAAAGGCTCAAAGCCAAAGCCCCCAAAAATGGGCCTCCTCCATGCCCTCGACTTGGGCACAGCTTTTCTCTCGTGGGCAACAAATGCTACCTGTTTGGGGGTTTGGCCAACGACAGCGAGGATCCCAAGAACAACATTCCGAG gTACCTGAATGACCTCTACATCCTGGAGTTACGACCAGGCTCCGGTGTGGTAGCCTGGGACATCCCCATCACTTATGGGGTCCTGCCGCCCCCCAGGGAGTCCCACACAGCTGTAGTCTATACAGAAAAGGACAACAAGAAATCCAAGCTGGTTATTTACGGGGGCATGAGCGGCTGCAGGCTTGGGGACCTCTGGACCCTAGATATTG AGACCCTGACCTGGAATAAACCTACTCTCAGTGGGGTGGCTCCTCTCCCTCGAAGTCTTCATTCTGCCACCACCATAGGAAACAA AATGTATGTGTTTGGTGGTTGGGTTCCTCTTGTTATGGATGACGTCAAAGTGGCCACACATGAGAAGGAGTGGAAGTGCACCAACACACTGGCCTGTCTCAACTTGG ATACTATGGCATGGGAAGCTATTCTGATGGACACCCTGGAGGACAACATCCCCCGGGCTCGAGCTGGGCATTGTGCCGTGGCCATTAATACCCGGCTCTATATCTGGAGTGGGCGAGATGGTTACCGAAAAGCATGGAATAACCAAGTCTGCTGTAAGGACCTCTGGTACCTAGAGACAG AAAAGCCTCCTGCCCCATCCCGGGTGCAGCTGGTCCGAGCCAACACCAACTCCCTGGAGGTGAGCTGGGGAGCAGTGCCAACAGCCGACAGCTATCTCCTGCAGCTCCAGAAGTATGACATTCCTGCTGCTGCCGCCACCGCTGCCACCTCACCTGCAGCCAACCCAGTTCCATCTGTGCCTATCAATCCCCCCAAGAGCCCTGCCCCAGCTGCGGCAGCCCCTGCCGTGCAGCCGCTGGCCCAGGTTGGCATTACACTGCTCCCACAGGCAGCTGCAACccccccaaccaccaccaccaccatccaggTCTTGCCGACAGTGCCTGGCAGCCCCATCCCTGTGCCCACCACAGGTCGCACTCAAG GTGTCCCTGCTGTTCTCAAAGTGACCGGCCCCCAGGCTACAGCAGGAACTCCCCTGGTCACTGTTCGACCAGCCAGTCAACCCGGAAAAGCTCCAGTTACTGTGACTTCGCTGCCTGCTGGTGTCCGAATGGTTGTGCCGACACAGAGTGCCCAGGGGACA GTGATTGGCAGCAACCCTCAGATGAGTGGCATGGCAGCACTGGCCGCGGCAGCTGCAGCCACCCAGAAGATTCCTCCTTCCTCGGCTCCCACAGTACTGAGTGTCCCAGCAGGGACCACCATTGTTAAGACAGTAGCTGTGTCTCCAGGCACCACCACACTTCCAGCCACAGTCAAAGTGGCCTCCTCACCAGTCATG gtGAGCAACCCGGCCACCCGGATGCTGAAGACAGCAGCTGCCCAAGTGGGCACCTCTGTGTCATCAGCTGCCAACACTCCCACCCGCCCTATCATCACTGTCCACAAGTCAGGCACAGTAACTGTGGCTCAGCAAGCCCAGGTGGTGACCACTGTGGTTGGTGGTGTCACCAAAACCATCACTCTGGTCAAGAGCCCTATCTCTGTTCCAGGGGGCAGCGCACTG ATTTCTAATCTGGGCAAAGTGATGTCAGTTGTTCAGACCAAACCGGTTCAGACCTCAGCAGTCACAGGCCAGGCTTCCACTGGCCCTGTGACTCAGATCATCCAG ACCAAAGGACCCCTACCAGCGGGTACCATTCTGAAGCTGGTAACATCAGCAGATGGCAAgcctaccaccatcatcaccactaccCAGGCCAGCGGGACTGGAACCAAACCCACCATCTTGGGCATCAGCAGTGTCTCCCCCAATACTACCAAACCGggcactaccaccatcatcaaaaCCATCCCCATGTCGGCTATCATCACCCAGTCCGGAGCGACGGGTAGGGGCGTCGGGCAGGGGCCGCGCGATATGTACCCGAATACAATTACTCTCCAAAAGTCACCCGACACAACATCCTGGGTGTCCCCCAATGGGCTGAATTCTGAGTCGGGGTATAAGGTCCAGGCTG GTGTAACCAGCAGCCCTGGCATCAAATCCCCCATAACCATCATCACCACAAAGGTCATGACATCAGGCACAGGCACACCTGCCAAAATCATCACTGCTGTCCCCAAAATTGCTACTGGACACGGGCAGCAGGGAGTAACCCAG GTGGTGCTGAAGGGAGCCCCTGGACAGCCAGGCACCATCCTCCGAACAGTTCCCATGGGTGGGGTGCGGCTCGTCACCCCAGTCACAGTGTCAGCTGTCAAGCCGACTGTCACCACCCTGGTGGTGAAGGGCACCACAG gaGTCACAACCCTTGGCACTGTGACTGGGACGGTGTCCACCAGCCTTGCCGGAGCAGGCGGGCATAACACCAATGCTTCCCTAGCCACTCCTATCACCACCCTGGGGACCATTGCCACCCTTTCGAGCCAGGTGATCAATCCTACAGCCATTACTGTCTCAGCTGCGCAGACCACTCTGACAGCGGCAGGAGGGCTCACCACACCCACCATTACCATGCAG ccTGTCTCTCAGCCCACTCAAGTGACGTTGATTACCACACCCAGTGGAGTAGAGGCCCAGCCAGTGCATGACCTCCCTGTCTCCATCTTGGCCTCACCTACAACAGAGCAGCCCACAGCCACAGTCACAATCGCTGAATCAGGCCAGGGCGATGTACAGCCCGGCACTGTGACGCTAGTGTGCTCCAACCCCCCCTGCGAGACCCATGAGACGGGCACTACTAACACAGCCACTACAACTGTAGTGGCAAACCTTGGGGGCCTCCAGCAGCCAACCCAGGTCCAATTTGTTTGTGACAGGCAGGAGGCAGGTGCCTCATTGGTGACTTCAGCAATGGGACAGCAGAATGGCAGTGTGGTGCGGGTCTGTTCAAACCCCCCCTGTGAGATCCATGAGACAGGCACCACCAACACTCCCACTGTGGTCAGTGCCAACCTAACGGTCCCCACACTGCTAGGGGCAGGGCAGTTTGTGTGCTCCAACCCCCCTTGTGAGACCCATGAGACAGGTACCACCAATACAGCCACTTCTAGTATGGCTGGGCAGCACATGTACTCCAATCCCCCATGCCAGCCCCAGGAAGCAGGTACCACCAATATAGCCACATCAAATATGGCTGGGCAGCAGCAAGTATGCTCAAACCCCCCATGCGAGACCCATGAGACGGGTACCACCAACACAGCCACCACCGCCACATCCAACATGACTGGGCAGCGTGTGTGTACAAATCCCCCGTGTGAGACCCATGAGACAGGAACCACCAGCACTGCCACTACTGCCATGTCCAACATGGGCTCAGGGCAGCCAGCAACTGCCAGCCAGCAGCGTGAGACACATCACACTCACACAACCAACACCCCTACCACAGCCCGCTCCAATATGGGCACTGGGGAGCCTGAGGGAGCACAAGCTCCCACTAAGGCCCCATGCCAAACCCACCAGACCAGCGCAACCAGCACCACCATGACCGTGCAAGCTACAGAGACACCATGCCCAGCTGCTCCCCGGGTTTGCCCCAGTCTATCCTGTGAGCTTGGTACCACCACCACAGGTTCTATGGGGCCAGCAACTCAGAGCAGCTCAGCTAGTGGGGGTGGTACCAGCACAGGCTTAGGGCAATTAGCCTTCATCAGCCGGCAGTCTGAGGTACAGCATACCCATACAACAAACACCCCGACTACAGCCCGGTCCACCATGGGCGCTGGGGAGGCCGATGGGGTACAGGGGCCCACCAAGCCCTCATGCCAAACACACCAGACCAGTTCCACCAGCACCACTATGACTGTGAAAGCCACAGAGGTGCTTTGCCTGGCCGCTGCCGCCTCCACCTGTTCCAACCCACCTTGTGAAACGCATGAGACGGGTACCACCAACACAGCCACTACCTCGAACGCAGGCACTCTCCAGCAGGTGTGCTCCAACCCACCCTGTGAGACCCACGAGACTGGCACCACACATACGGCCACCACTGCCACCTCCAATCTAGGCTCCAGTCAGCCTGGGCAGCAGATACCTGCTAGCCCTCATTGTGAGACTCACCAGACCACCTCCACTGGCACCACCATGACAGTCAACTTTGGTGTCCCACCCTCTGGGGCCAGCCCCTCCCAGAAGACCCTGGAGGCAGCCTTAGATTCTGCAGCAGCACCAGCCCCCTCCCCAGGGCAGAGGGTGTGTACCAACCCCCCCTGTGAAACCCATGAGACAGGCACCACACATACGGCCACCACTGTCACCTCAAACATGAGCTCAAACCAAG ACCCACCGTCAGCTGCAGGAAATCAAGGGGAGCCAGAGAACATCCAAGGGGAAAGCATGGCCACCACCAGCTCCAGCGCCATCACCACAACAGTGTCTTCCACGCAGACCCGAGCTGTAACCACTGTGACACAGTCCACACCAGTTCCTGGGCCCTCAGTGCCG AACATTTCATCGATGACGGAGATGCCTCCTGATGCCATGGCTACGGAAGCGTCTGTCTCAGCCACAATAGCAGTGGCTGTGACTGGCACAGACGCGCAAGAGGTGGCACTCTCAGCCACAGACATTCTCCAGCCCTTAGAGGAGATCCCGGCAGAGACAGAAGCTCCGCAGCAGCTCTTACAGACCCCCTCGGCTCCCGGAGGGGAGCACGCCGAAGGCCCATCGGCCACTCACAGCCCTGACCTGCAGGCAGCGGTGGACATGAGTGGGGCCGGTGCACCCTCCCCAGGCCAGGAAGCTGCCGGCTCAGCAGTGGTGACTGCTGTTATGgtgcagccccagccccagcccgaAGTGGACCAATTGGCCCTGCCCCAGGAGCTGATGGCCGAGGCCCAGGCTGGCACCACGACCCTTATGGTTACAGGCCTCACCCCAGAGGAGCTGGCGGTGACAGCAGCAGCTGAGGCTGCAGCCCAGGCAGCGGCTACTGAGGAAGCTCAGGCCCTGGCGATCCAGGCTGTACTCCAGGCTGCCCAGCAGGCTGTCATGG GTGCCGGTGAGCCAATGGACACGTCAGATGCAGCCGCAGTGGCGCAGGCAGAGCTGAgccatttgacagctgagggcCAGGAGGGGCAGCCTACTTCCATCCCCATTGTGCTGACCCAGCAGGAGCTGGCTGCTTTggtgcagcagcagcaacaactgcaggaggcccaggcccaggcccaggcccaggtgcaccaccaccaccaccaccacctgcccACTGAGGCTCTGGCCCCTGCTGACAGCCTCAATGACCCAGCCACGGATAGCAATGGCCTCAGTGACCTAGCCAGTGCTGTCACCAGCACTGTGGCCCTTCTGCCTTCCACAGCAACAGAGA GTTTGGCTCCATCCAACACATTTGTGGCTCCTCAGCCAGTGGTGGCTAGTCCAGCGAAGCTCCAGGCAGCTGCTGCCCTGGCTGAGGTAGCTAATGGCATCGAGTCGCCAGTGGGG AAACCTgaccccctgcccccacccatgAAAGCCACAGCGAAGAAGGAAAACCAGTGGTTCGATGTCGGGGTCATCAAGGGCACCAACATGATGGTGATGCACTATTTCCTGCCCCCAGATGATGCCCCAAGTGAT gatGACTCGGGCACTATCCCTGACTACAACCAGCTAAAGAAGCAAGAGCTCCAACCAGGCACAGCCTACAAGTTTCGTGTCGCAGGTATCAATGCCTGTGGCCGGGGGCCCTTCAGCGAGATCTCAGCCTTTAAAACTTGTCTGCCTGGCTTTCCTGGGGCTCCCTGTGCCATTAAAATCAGTAAA AGTCCAGATGGTGCACACCTCACCTGGGAGCCACCTTCAGTGACCTCAGGCAAGATCATTGAGTACTCAGTATACTTAGCCATCCAGAGCTCCCAGGCAGGAGAACCGAAAAGCTCAGCCCCAGCTCAGCTGGCCTTCATGCGGGTCTACTGTGGGCCCAACCCATCCTGCCTGGTCCAATCCTCCAGCCTCTCCAATGCCCACATTGACTATACCACCAAGCCCGCCATCATCTTCCGTATTGCTGCCCGCAATGAAAAGGGTTATGGCCCTGCCACACAAGTCAGGTGGTTGCAAG AATCTAGCAAAGACAGCTCCAGCACGAAGCCTGCCAGCAAGCGGCCCTTGTCCTCGCCGGAAAT GAAATCGGCTCCAAAGAAATCCAAGGCAGATGGCCAGTGA